Below is a genomic region from Puniceicoccaceae bacterium.
GCTGTGTGGAACTGTACAGTATTGCTGTTGAGCAGCCCTTTCCAGTGAGTTCGTGTCGCGTAGCTGAAGCCACCAAACTGACCGAGAACATCTTTCGTTCAGTTAACATCGCCTTGGTGAATGAACTGAAGGTTGTTTATGATTCGATGGGAATTGATGTGTGGGAAGTCATCGATGCGGCGAAGACCAAACCGTTTGGGTTCATGCCATTTTACCCCGGTCCCGGACTGGGAGGACACTGTATTCCCATTGATCCCTTTTATCTGACATGGAAGGCCCGCGAGTTTGACTTGCGAACCCGTTTCATCGAGCTGGCCGGAGAGATCAATACCAGTATGCCTGATTATGTGATCTCAAAAGTAGCAGATATGCTCAATTCAACTGGCAAACCGCTCAAGGGATCCCGCATTCTACTGCTTGGTCTTGCTTACAAACCCAATGTGGATGATGACCGCGAGAGTCCCAGCTATGTTCTGATTGATCGACTCGAGGCAAAGGGTGCCACTGTCGATTACCATGATCCGCAGGTTCCTGTTATCAAACCGACTCGTGAACATGGGCACCTGGCGGGTCGCAGGAGTGTTGAGATTTCGGACAGTTTTGATCTGATTCTGCTCTCGACGCACCATCAGGAATACATTGATTTTGATTTTTCCGAATATGTAACACCCATCGTGGATACTCGTAGTTGCCTGCGTTTTCCGCCCAAAACCTATTGCAAAGCGTAAATCTGTTTTTTTATTCCGGAAAACCGTGATGAAGGCAGCATTTACCCCTCCCTGCTCTGATGGGAGAAAACCTTACAAACGAAAGAAACATACATGTGTGGAATAGTAGGATACATTGGAAATCCGAAAAAAACCCGTTCCGTCCTGGTAGAGGGACTCAAACGCCTTGAATACCGCGGTTACGATTCTGCGGGTGTCGCAATGCTGGAGAATGGCAC
It encodes:
- a CDS encoding nucleotide sugar dehydrogenase, whose translation is MKKIAIIGMGYVGLPLGIRFAESGVNVIGIDVDASKAEQLNRGESYIRHIDAGHIRPLVESGQFCATDDFSAIAEVEAVIICVPTPLDRHQQPDLSFVLQTGASIAPFLSSGVTPKLVVLESTTYPGTTEEELKPILESGSGLLAGEGFHLAYSPEREDPGRKDHSVKTIPKVMGGYTPECLRRCVELYSIAVEQPFPVSSCRVAEATKLTENIFRSVNIALVNELKVVYDSMGIDVWEVIDAAKTKPFGFMPFYPGPGLGGHCIPIDPFYLTWKAREFDLRTRFIELAGEINTSMPDYVISKVADMLNSTGKPLKGSRILLLGLAYKPNVDDDRESPSYVLIDRLEAKGATVDYHDPQVPVIKPTREHGHLAGRRSVEISDSFDLILLSTHHQEYIDFDFSEYVTPIVDTRSCLRFPPKTYCKA